Proteins co-encoded in one Arthrobacter sp. ERGS1:01 genomic window:
- a CDS encoding twin-arginine translocase TatA/TatE family subunit produces the protein MFGINTPELVLIVIVALLVIGPKRLPGYVDKLKNLIREVRRMASGARETIKDEAGLDIDDIDWKKLDPRQYDPRRIIREALLDDDDVDALNSLKTAPAAAIASMLGKDDDKAIESVPAETPVERLAVGQLAPFDLEAT, from the coding sequence GTGTTTGGTATCAATACCCCCGAGCTGGTCCTGATTGTCATTGTGGCACTCCTGGTGATCGGCCCCAAGCGGCTTCCGGGCTACGTGGACAAGCTGAAGAACCTCATCCGCGAAGTACGCCGGATGGCTTCCGGCGCGCGCGAAACCATCAAGGATGAAGCCGGCCTCGATATCGATGACATCGACTGGAAGAAGCTGGACCCGCGCCAGTACGATCCCCGCCGGATCATCCGCGAGGCCCTGCTGGACGACGACGACGTCGACGCGCTCAACTCCCTCAAGACGGCACCTGCCGCAGCCATCGCCTCCATGCTCGGCAAGGACGACGACAAGGCCATCGAGTCGGTGCCGGCCGAAACGCCCGTCGAGCGCCTGGCCGTGGGGCAGCTGGCCCCGTTCGACCTCGAAGCAACCTAA
- a CDS encoding general stress protein yields the protein MANIFGRTRPFDEARVVPTGETIGSYTSYLDAQKAVDYLADEKFPVQHVSIVGNDLKMVERVTGKLSYPRVAFSGAMTGAWFGLFIGVLLSFFDGTSGTAGGPYVNVFTAILLGAAFWMLFAIIGYAAQRGKRDFTSTNQVLASNYDVIVTPDVAMDARRILAQLPMNSTAPRQHQSPYQGPGPHQGPYQGQGQGPYQGQGYQPPAAPTQAPPARPEGWHDPYGAPQQPAPQEVPTGQAPDDHTRPGQAPLNGPRRGQFPDLPDGRPQYGIRVDTPPAPPVTPAEPEDKPAEN from the coding sequence ATGGCTAACATCTTTGGACGTACCCGACCCTTTGATGAGGCACGTGTTGTCCCGACAGGGGAAACCATTGGCTCCTACACGTCTTACCTCGACGCGCAAAAAGCCGTTGACTACCTGGCTGACGAGAAATTCCCGGTCCAGCACGTCTCCATCGTGGGCAATGACCTGAAAATGGTCGAGCGGGTCACGGGCAAGCTCAGCTACCCCCGGGTGGCGTTCTCCGGCGCCATGACGGGCGCCTGGTTTGGTTTGTTCATCGGCGTCCTGCTGTCCTTCTTCGACGGCACCTCCGGCACCGCCGGCGGACCCTATGTGAACGTCTTCACCGCCATCTTGTTGGGTGCCGCGTTCTGGATGCTGTTCGCGATCATCGGCTATGCCGCCCAGCGCGGCAAGCGCGACTTTACCTCCACCAACCAGGTGCTGGCCTCCAACTACGACGTCATCGTCACCCCCGACGTCGCCATGGACGCCCGCCGCATCCTGGCCCAGCTGCCCATGAACTCCACGGCCCCGCGCCAGCACCAGTCGCCGTACCAGGGGCCGGGCCCGCACCAGGGTCCGTATCAGGGACAAGGGCAGGGCCCGTACCAGGGCCAGGGTTACCAGCCGCCGGCCGCACCCACCCAGGCCCCGCCGGCACGCCCCGAGGGGTGGCACGATCCCTATGGGGCCCCGCAGCAGCCCGCACCGCAGGAAGTCCCCACAGGACAGGCCCCCGACGACCACACCCGTCCCGGCCAGGCACCGCTGAACGGGCCGCGCCGCGGCCAGTTCCCCGACCTGCCCGACGGCCGCCCGCAGTACGGCATCCGGGTGGACACCCCGCCCGCCCCTCCTGTTACACCGGCCGAGCCGGAAGACAAGCCCGCGGAGAACTAA
- a CDS encoding PHP domain-containing protein — protein sequence MRIDLHTHSNVSDGTQPPAELMAAAAAAGLDVVALTDHDSTDGWADARTAARALGIGLLPGMEVSCKTSQGISVHLLSYLHDPDHPGLLEEINKAKDARRTRAERMVERLAEDYPLNWDDVSAHLAPGATVGRPHIADALVAAGIVADRNEAFANILTSHSRYFVSHYAADPVLAVELVREAGGVPVFAHPVASARGRVVSDQTFHDMIDAGLLGVEIDHRDNPPEGRAQLRRLAARRGLIITGSSDYHGAGKPNLLGENLTSPEMLERILDAATGSAPYLP from the coding sequence GTGAGGATCGATCTGCATACGCACTCCAACGTCTCCGACGGCACGCAACCCCCCGCTGAGTTGATGGCTGCGGCGGCCGCTGCGGGACTGGATGTGGTGGCGTTGACCGACCACGATTCCACCGACGGCTGGGCCGACGCCCGGACGGCGGCCCGCGCCCTGGGCATTGGCCTGCTGCCCGGCATGGAGGTGTCCTGCAAGACGTCGCAGGGGATCAGCGTGCACCTGCTGTCCTATCTGCACGACCCCGACCATCCCGGCCTGCTCGAGGAGATCAACAAGGCCAAGGACGCACGCCGGACCCGGGCCGAACGGATGGTCGAGCGCCTGGCCGAGGACTACCCGCTGAACTGGGACGACGTCAGCGCGCATCTGGCGCCGGGCGCGACGGTGGGACGGCCGCACATTGCCGATGCCCTCGTGGCAGCGGGCATCGTGGCCGACCGTAACGAGGCCTTCGCCAATATCCTGACCTCGCATTCACGGTATTTTGTCAGCCACTACGCCGCCGACCCCGTCCTGGCCGTGGAGTTGGTCCGGGAGGCCGGGGGAGTGCCGGTATTTGCCCACCCCGTAGCTTCGGCGAGGGGCAGGGTGGTGTCGGACCAGACTTTCCATGACATGATCGACGCCGGCCTGCTGGGCGTGGAGATCGACCACCGGGACAACCCGCCCGAGGGCCGGGCACAGCTGCGACGCCTGGCCGCACGGAGGGGCCTGATCATCACGGGGTCCTCCGACTACCACGGCGCCGGCAAGCCGAACCTGCTGGGCGAGAACCTCACCTCGCCGGAGATGCTGGAGCGGATTCTGGACGCCGCGACGGGATCGGCGCCGTACCTGCCGTAG
- a CDS encoding YoaK family protein gives MEAARSNGARSYFAHPVHGPLPALLLLLTLGTGLIDAISILGLGRVFVANMTGNVVFIGFALAGAPGYSLSGSLVALAGFLLGAAAGGIVISRFCGHRGKLLRNALVVEFVLFLAALVISLSAGPQLTIAGQLAIVAVGAIALGVQNAVVRHLGVPDMTTTVLTMTLTGIGSDLRKRDLATATRRLIAVLAMLAGAVTGAILVLHYGVSTGIVAVAILLAMALIGSVWAARGTPGWATGATGQRPG, from the coding sequence ATGGAAGCGGCACGGTCAAACGGCGCTCGAAGCTACTTCGCGCACCCGGTGCATGGCCCGCTTCCCGCGCTCCTGCTCCTACTGACCCTGGGTACGGGCCTCATTGACGCGATCAGCATCCTTGGCCTCGGCCGGGTCTTCGTGGCCAACATGACCGGAAACGTCGTATTTATCGGCTTCGCGCTGGCCGGCGCACCCGGCTACAGCTTGTCGGGTTCGCTCGTGGCGCTCGCCGGATTCCTCCTGGGAGCAGCGGCCGGCGGCATTGTCATCTCACGGTTCTGCGGACACCGCGGCAAGCTCCTCCGCAACGCGCTCGTGGTGGAGTTCGTGCTGTTCCTGGCGGCGCTCGTGATCAGCCTGAGCGCCGGGCCGCAGCTCACGATCGCCGGGCAATTGGCGATCGTGGCCGTTGGTGCGATCGCCCTTGGAGTTCAGAACGCCGTGGTTCGCCACCTTGGTGTCCCAGACATGACGACGACGGTGCTCACCATGACGCTCACCGGTATCGGCTCGGATCTGCGCAAGCGGGATCTCGCCACTGCGACACGGCGCCTCATCGCGGTGCTCGCAATGTTGGCGGGAGCCGTAACCGGCGCGATCCTGGTCCTGCACTATGGTGTCAGCACCGGAATCGTGGCCGTGGCGATACTGCTTGCGATGGCGCTGATCGGCTCGGTTTGGGCAGCGCGCGGAACACCCGGGTGGGCCACCGGCGCCACTGGTCAGCGCCCCGGCTAG
- a CDS encoding magnesium transporter MgtE N-terminal domain-containing protein, giving the protein MSTQPTRIFVARLLGLDVFDPLGDRLGKLRDVVVLGRGAPNAAPHAVGIVVEVPGKKRVFVPMTRLTSMDQSQIICTGLVNLRRFEQRGAEQLVVAGIFDRRVTLVDGSGDAVIEDIAMDQQRNGDWLVTKLFVRRGTSTSRLRGLRRGHTLLIDWADAHPRDAAEPQGALHFVATHEDLKPADFADALQEMSDKRRVEVAGELQDERLADIMSELPEEDQVSLLSALDNERAADVLEEMDPDDAADLLADLPQAKAEELLLLMEPDEAKDVRRLLQYEEGTAGALMTPVPVILPPEATVAEALAHVRSEDLSPALASAIFICRPPLETPTGRFLGVVHIQQLLRSAPPEQLGTLVDKNLEPVSDQEDISVVSHMMASYNLNALPVVNREGRLVGAVTVDDLLDHLLPEDWRTHDDGAPIRKLGGRIG; this is encoded by the coding sequence GTGAGCACACAACCTACGCGCATCTTTGTTGCGCGACTCCTGGGCCTTGACGTCTTCGACCCCCTGGGCGACCGTCTGGGCAAATTGCGGGACGTTGTGGTCCTCGGACGCGGGGCCCCCAACGCGGCACCCCACGCCGTCGGTATCGTCGTCGAGGTTCCCGGCAAGAAACGCGTGTTCGTGCCGATGACCCGGCTGACGTCCATGGACCAGTCGCAGATCATCTGCACCGGCCTGGTCAACCTACGCCGCTTTGAGCAGCGTGGCGCCGAGCAGCTGGTGGTGGCGGGCATCTTTGACCGCAGGGTCACCCTGGTGGATGGCAGCGGCGACGCCGTGATCGAGGACATCGCCATGGACCAGCAACGCAACGGCGACTGGCTTGTCACGAAACTCTTTGTGCGCCGCGGCACCTCCACCTCGCGGCTGCGGGGCCTGCGCCGCGGCCACACGCTGCTCATCGACTGGGCGGACGCCCATCCCAGGGACGCGGCCGAACCGCAGGGCGCCCTGCACTTCGTGGCCACCCACGAGGACCTGAAACCGGCCGACTTCGCCGACGCCCTGCAGGAGATGAGCGACAAACGCCGGGTGGAGGTTGCCGGCGAACTGCAGGATGAACGCCTGGCCGACATCATGTCCGAGCTCCCCGAGGAGGACCAGGTCAGCCTGCTGTCCGCCCTGGACAACGAACGCGCCGCCGACGTCCTGGAGGAGATGGACCCCGACGACGCCGCCGACCTCCTCGCCGACCTTCCCCAGGCCAAGGCCGAGGAACTGCTCTTGCTCATGGAGCCCGACGAGGCCAAGGATGTCCGGCGCCTGCTCCAATACGAGGAAGGCACGGCCGGTGCGCTCATGACGCCGGTGCCGGTGATCCTGCCGCCGGAAGCCACCGTGGCCGAGGCGCTGGCCCACGTGCGCAGCGAGGACCTCTCCCCCGCCCTGGCATCCGCGATCTTTATTTGCCGCCCGCCGCTGGAAACGCCCACGGGCCGTTTCCTGGGCGTGGTCCACATCCAGCAACTGCTCCGCAGCGCCCCGCCCGAACAGTTGGGCACGCTGGTGGACAAGAACCTGGAGCCGGTCTCCGACCAGGAGGACATCAGCGTGGTCAGCCACATGATGGCCTCCTACAACCTCAACGCCCTGCCCGTGGTGAACCGAGAAGGCCGCCTGGTGGGGGCCGTGACGGTGGATGACCTGCTTGACCACCTGCTGCCCGAAGACTGGCGCACCCACGATGACGGCGCACCCATCAGGAAATTAGGAGGACGCATTGGCTGA
- a CDS encoding Mrp/NBP35 family ATP-binding protein → MNAPTAASLQAALATVIDPELRRPITELGMVESVAADDGGRVRAVVLLTVAGCPLRETITRDATAALMAVAGVTGVDVELSVMTAEQRAALKDQLQGAGAVRGIPFNEESSLTRVYAVASGKGGVGKSSVTVNLACAMAAKGLRVGIVDADIYGFSVPALMGITQTPTRVDEMILPPVAHDVKVISIGMFVTGNQPVAWRGPMLHRALEQFLTDVYFGDLDALFLDLPPGTGDVAISVAQLLPKAEILVVTTPQAAAADVAERAGAIAVQTGQKVAGVIENMSFLTLPDGTTMDLFGSGGGEILAKRLSQTVNATVELMGQIPLDVALREGGDIGAPIVLANPESPAAAALLGIADKLAVRPRGLAGMSLGVTPR, encoded by the coding sequence ATGAACGCCCCCACTGCCGCCTCGCTGCAGGCCGCCCTTGCCACCGTCATCGACCCCGAGCTGCGCCGGCCCATCACCGAGCTGGGCATGGTCGAGTCCGTGGCGGCCGACGACGGCGGCCGGGTACGCGCCGTCGTCCTGCTCACGGTGGCCGGTTGCCCCCTGCGGGAGACCATCACCCGGGACGCCACGGCGGCCCTCATGGCCGTGGCCGGCGTGACGGGCGTGGACGTTGAGCTGTCCGTCATGACGGCGGAGCAGCGCGCGGCGCTCAAGGACCAGCTCCAAGGCGCCGGGGCCGTGCGCGGTATCCCGTTCAACGAGGAATCGTCGCTGACCCGGGTCTACGCGGTGGCCAGCGGCAAGGGCGGCGTGGGCAAATCGTCCGTCACCGTCAACCTGGCCTGCGCCATGGCCGCCAAGGGGCTGCGCGTGGGCATTGTGGACGCCGACATTTACGGCTTCTCCGTGCCGGCGCTCATGGGCATCACCCAGACGCCTACCCGGGTCGATGAGATGATCCTGCCGCCCGTGGCCCACGACGTGAAGGTCATCTCGATCGGCATGTTCGTCACCGGCAACCAGCCGGTCGCCTGGCGCGGGCCCATGCTGCACCGGGCGCTGGAACAGTTCCTGACCGATGTGTACTTTGGCGACCTTGACGCCCTGTTCCTGGACCTGCCGCCGGGCACCGGGGACGTGGCCATCTCGGTGGCCCAGCTGCTGCCCAAGGCCGAGATCCTGGTGGTGACCACCCCGCAGGCGGCCGCCGCCGATGTCGCCGAGCGGGCAGGCGCCATCGCCGTGCAGACTGGCCAGAAGGTGGCCGGCGTCATCGAGAACATGTCGTTCTTGACGTTGCCGGACGGCACCACCATGGACTTGTTTGGCTCCGGCGGCGGCGAAATCCTCGCCAAGCGGCTCAGCCAAACCGTCAACGCCACCGTTGAACTAATGGGCCAGATTCCGCTGGACGTGGCCCTGCGCGAGGGCGGGGACATTGGCGCACCGATCGTGCTGGCCAATCCCGAGTCGCCGGCCGCGGCGGCGCTGCTGGGGATTGCCGATAAATTGGCGGTCCGCCCTCGCGGCCTTGCCGGCATGAGCCTTGGCGTCACCCCACGCTAG
- a CDS encoding aminopeptidase P family protein, with translation MNQTEQSSVHPDPSTQQPLEERVNNRSHRPDSDAFRAFMAANWAPSTAELPARADVADHAARRRRAISEQFKGERLVIPAGPLKVRSNDCDYRFRPHSAFAHLTGLGVDHEPDAVLILDPTDDGAGDDGGHHHASLYFRPMAGRDTKAFYADSRSGEFWIGRRPSLAEFAALLGLDTADLAELEVAITKNVGEPSVGGISIRLVRKVDENIDALVDTARYNTAQDPDNMDFGALDAKDEKLAEALSELRLIKDAWEIEQMKVAVAATAAGFEEIIKSLPRAVAHHRGERVVEGAFFARAREEGNELGYDTIAAAGNNATILHWNRNTGTVNEGQLLLVDAGVEAESLYTADITRTIPVNGTYSAVQRKIYQAVLDAADAAFAVAVPGRKFRDVHVAAMEVLAAHLQEWGMLPVSAEVALSVDGQQHRRWMPHGTSHHLGLDVHDCAQARAELYLDGVITEGMVFTIEPGLYFKEEDLAIPAEFRGNGVRIEDDILITAEGPVNLSAALPRTPDDVEAWMARLSS, from the coding sequence GTGAACCAGACTGAGCAATCCTCCGTGCACCCAGACCCGTCGACCCAGCAGCCGCTCGAGGAGCGCGTGAACAACCGTTCACACCGCCCCGATTCGGATGCGTTCCGCGCCTTCATGGCCGCCAATTGGGCCCCGTCCACCGCAGAACTTCCCGCCCGTGCCGACGTGGCGGACCACGCCGCGCGCCGCCGTCGTGCCATCTCCGAGCAGTTCAAGGGCGAACGCCTCGTGATCCCCGCCGGCCCGTTGAAGGTCCGCTCCAACGACTGCGACTACCGCTTCCGCCCGCACTCTGCGTTCGCGCACCTGACCGGCCTGGGCGTTGACCACGAGCCCGACGCCGTGCTGATCCTTGACCCGACCGACGACGGTGCGGGCGACGACGGCGGCCACCACCACGCCAGCCTGTACTTCCGCCCCATGGCCGGCCGGGACACGAAGGCGTTCTATGCCGACTCCCGCAGCGGCGAGTTCTGGATTGGCCGGCGCCCGTCCCTGGCCGAGTTCGCGGCCCTGTTGGGCCTGGACACGGCGGACCTGGCCGAGCTCGAGGTGGCCATCACCAAGAACGTGGGCGAGCCTTCCGTGGGCGGCATTTCCATCCGCCTGGTCCGCAAGGTCGATGAGAACATTGACGCCCTGGTCGACACGGCCCGCTACAACACGGCCCAGGACCCGGACAACATGGACTTTGGCGCCCTGGATGCCAAGGACGAGAAGCTGGCCGAGGCCCTCTCCGAGCTGCGCCTGATCAAGGACGCCTGGGAGATCGAGCAGATGAAGGTTGCCGTGGCCGCCACCGCCGCCGGCTTCGAGGAGATCATCAAGTCCCTGCCGCGCGCCGTCGCCCACCACCGTGGCGAGCGCGTCGTCGAGGGCGCCTTCTTTGCCCGCGCCCGCGAGGAAGGCAACGAGCTCGGCTACGACACCATTGCCGCTGCCGGCAACAATGCCACGATCCTGCACTGGAACCGCAACACCGGAACCGTGAACGAGGGACAGCTGCTGCTGGTGGACGCCGGCGTCGAGGCCGAATCCCTGTACACGGCCGACATCACCCGCACCATCCCGGTCAACGGCACGTACTCCGCCGTGCAGCGCAAGATCTACCAGGCCGTCCTGGACGCCGCCGACGCCGCGTTCGCCGTCGCCGTGCCGGGGCGGAAGTTCCGTGACGTCCACGTGGCCGCCATGGAGGTCCTGGCCGCGCACCTTCAGGAGTGGGGCATGCTGCCCGTCTCCGCCGAGGTGGCCCTGTCCGTGGACGGCCAGCAGCACCGCCGCTGGATGCCGCACGGCACCAGCCACCATCTTGGCCTGGACGTGCACGACTGCGCCCAGGCCCGCGCCGAGCTGTACCTGGACGGCGTCATCACCGAGGGCATGGTGTTCACCATCGAGCCCGGCCTGTACTTCAAGGAGGAGGACCTGGCCATCCCGGCCGAGTTCCGCGGCAACGGCGTGCGCATCGAGGACGACATCCTCATCACGGCCGAGGGCCCCGTCAACCTGAGCGCGGCACTCCCCCGCACCCCGGACGACGTCGAAGCCTGGATGGCGCGCCTGAGCTCCTAG
- a CDS encoding transcriptional regulator gives MTEGLNEVIHAPNRLRICAYLSTIDQAEFAAIRDMLGAADSVTSKQLKVLEDAGYVKLSKPTGRGRVKTWAELTPDGRAAYRAHVAALKALIEG, from the coding sequence GTGACGGAGGGACTCAATGAGGTCATCCACGCCCCCAACAGACTGCGGATCTGCGCCTACCTAAGCACCATAGACCAGGCGGAGTTCGCAGCCATCCGGGACATGCTCGGCGCCGCCGACTCAGTGACCAGCAAGCAGCTGAAGGTGCTCGAGGACGCCGGCTACGTGAAGCTCTCCAAGCCGACGGGCCGGGGGCGGGTCAAGACCTGGGCGGAGCTGACCCCGGATGGCAGGGCCGCTTATCGGGCCCACGTGGCCGCGCTCAAGGCGCTGATCGAAGGCTGA
- a CDS encoding DUF1003 domain-containing protein has translation MAERHHAKGGGLDTPMELKSRLLPNLAGDPDLFGRFAERFARYMGTANFLLYMTIFVVVWIALNVVGLFGLKWDPYPFILLNLFFSTQASYAAPLILLAQNRQDDRDRVQIEQDRSRNERNLADTEYLTREVAALRISLREVATRDFVRSELRSLLEELLAISEDGEPVRDSRSPRSPATSTMKTVSAKRTNNS, from the coding sequence TTGGCTGAACGGCACCATGCCAAGGGCGGCGGCCTCGATACGCCCATGGAGCTGAAGTCCCGGCTCCTGCCCAACCTGGCCGGCGACCCCGATCTGTTCGGCCGCTTCGCCGAACGCTTTGCCCGCTACATGGGCACGGCGAACTTTCTGCTGTACATGACCATTTTTGTGGTCGTCTGGATCGCCCTGAACGTGGTGGGGCTGTTCGGGCTCAAATGGGACCCCTATCCGTTCATCCTTCTCAACCTCTTCTTCTCCACCCAGGCGTCCTACGCGGCGCCCCTGATCCTGTTGGCCCAGAACCGCCAGGACGACCGCGACCGCGTCCAGATCGAGCAGGACCGTTCCCGCAATGAACGCAACCTTGCCGACACCGAGTACCTCACCCGTGAGGTCGCGGCGCTGCGCATTTCGCTGCGCGAGGTGGCCACCCGCGACTTCGTCCGCTCGGAACTGCGCAGCCTGCTCGAGGAGCTCCTGGCCATCTCCGAGGACGGTGAACCGGTCAGAGACTCCCGTTCCCCGCGATCCCCGGCCACGAGCACCATGAAGACGGTCTCGGCAAAACGCACCAACAACTCCTAA